In the genome of Nonomuraea sp. NBC_00507, the window AGGGCCTGGTTGTGCTCGCCACGTCGGAGGAGGCTCGGGCCTGGCTTGAGGTCGAAAGGGACACCTGGCTGGCCGCGCTGCGGATGGCGGCCGCCGCCGACCGGCACGAGCAGGTGGCCTCACTTGGTGAGGCTATGCGCTGGTTTGCGGCCCACACGCCGCACTGGTTGAGCGACTGGCTGGAGGTGTTCGGGATGACGCGTGCCGCCGCCGCCCGGCTGTCCGACCGCCGCCGGGAGCTATGGCACATGAACCGCCACGTATGGGCGTTCCTCGTCGCTTACGGACCCCGCGGAGACGCGGCGTTCAGGGAGTGCGTCGAGCGGGCGATGGAGGTCTACCGGCTCGCCGAAAGCCTCGGCGCCGTCAGAGAGCAGGCCGACGCGGTGTGCAACGCGGCCGAGGCCTGGCGGGTCCTCCACGACTTCGATCAGGCGCTGTGGGCGTATACCCGGGGGCGAGAGCTGGCCGAAGCCGCCGGTTACCACCACACCTACTACTGGGCCAGCGGCGGAGCGGCGATCGCGCTCGCCCGTCTCGGCAGGCTGGACGAGGCCATTGAGGCGTACCGCAGCTTGCTGAGGAACATTGACGAACAGCCGGTCGCCTCCGCTGCGGCACAGCACTCACGAATGTTTGCCCTGCAGGGCCTGGCCAGAGCTCTGCTCGCAGCGCAGCGCTGGCAGGAGGCCATCGAGGTGGCGGAGCCGGCCTTGGCCGAGAGCATCGAGCAGGGCAGCATCTGGACCATGAACATGCGCTGGGCGCTGGGCCGGGCATATGCCGGGCTCGGTGTGACCGGCGAAGCCCGCAAGCAGCTGACCCGGGCGATCGAGCTGGCGGATACGTACAGAGTTTGGGGGGCCAGCTCGCTTGATGAGGTGAAAACGGCGCTGGCGGCCCTCGGAATTGATCACAACACGTGACGATTGGCGGCCGCGCGGTGCGGCCGCCCAGTCGTCCCTTCATGTTCGGGAACGATGAATGCGCGTGGGTGGAGTCAGCGGTGCCCTTGGCCCACACACGAGAAGTTCTTGGCCTGGCTGACGTCACCATGGCCTTTGTACTTCGGCCACAGCGGGTATTCGCACAACGGGCGGGTGCGGTTCTTTGTGGCGGGGTTGGCGTCGGTCGCCACTGGGTTGGCCGGAGGGTTGTTTCGGCTCGTCCAGTCGTCCAGAGCTGTGAGAGAGTCCCAGGCCAGGTCGAAGCGTCCGGTCCCGTGGGCGTAGCCTCCCACCACGTAGTAGCGCACGAAGCGGCGGATCGATGGACCGTAGCGTTCGGCCATCCGTTCGTAGTAGGCGTTGGTCAAGGCTTCTGGGACCGCCATGTCGGTGGTGCCCTGGACGATGATGAGCTTGCCCCCGTGGTGTGCGAAACGGTCGATGTCGGGGTTCGTCGCGTTGAGGAGCCCGGACAGTTCCTTGACGCGCTTCTCGTACTGGCGATAGTCGAAATTCACCAAGGAGCCGTCGGCGTTCTGCTGAACGAAGTAACGGATCACCGGAGCGAAGAGCGTGTGGTAGCCGGTGGCTTCACCATTTCCCGCGCTGTCGAGCATCAGGGGGGCGAGATCGGCGCCCCGCAAGACGGGATAGGGGCCTATCCCGGTGACTCCGTTCGCCAGCGAGAACGCGAGGCTGTAGCGGGAGGCCGCTGTCTGCAGGGTTTGGATCTGAGTCTCGGACAGGCAGGTGTCTGAGCTGTCGGTTCCGCCTGGGCAGCGGAGCGACTCGACGGAGAAGGCATCGTCGCAACCCCGGACATTGGCGATCACTCCGTCGACGGCACCGTCGAGTTTGTCGCACGTGCCGTACACGGCGTCGGTGACCAATTGCTGCTTTGCGGGGTTGAGATAGCCGCCGGGACGGCTGTATGCCTGTTGCCATATGTGGTACCAGCTGAGCACCATCGCCTGGTTCTCAATGGCCGGGTAGTAGGCGATGATCCCGTCGTAATCGTCACCGTATCGCTGGGCGGCGATGAGTGCCTCGTGTCCTCCCTTGGAGGCTCCCACGTAGTACTGCTTGCCGGGGTGTTTGCCGTAGTACCTGTTCACGATGGTGATGACGGCATCACGGGTGCGTTTGACGCTCTGTCCGGACCAATTGGCGAGCGCCTCCTTGTTCAAAGCAAAGGACCCCGTGGGGCTGGTGCCCACGGCGGTTCCTCCGTCGCTCCCGAACGTGACGTAGCCACGGTTGATCGGCGGCTGTCCCTGTGCCGGGTCGTTATTGACGAAGCCGGGGGCCACGCCGAGCCCGGTGACGACGACG includes:
- a CDS encoding tannase/feruloyl esterase family alpha/beta hydrolase codes for the protein MDTADIGLPTRGGEVDSATLNSADPAAGRPEFCLARGRVHSFDTTAPDITFQVNLPTSWNRKSVQFGGSGFNGVVVTGLGVAPGFVNNDPAQGQPPINRGYVTFGSDGGTAVGTSPTGSFALNKEALANWSGQSVKRTRDAVITIVNRYYGKHPGKQYYVGASKGGHEALIAAQRYGDDYDGIIAYYPAIENQAMVLSWYHIWQQAYSRPGGYLNPAKQQLVTDAVYGTCDKLDGAVDGVIANVRGCDDAFSVESLRCPGGTDSSDTCLSETQIQTLQTAASRYSLAFSLANGVTGIGPYPVLRGADLAPLMLDSAGNGEATGYHTLFAPVIRYFVQQNADGSLVNFDYRQYEKRVKELSGLLNATNPDIDRFAHHGGKLIIVQGTTDMAVPEALTNAYYERMAERYGPSIRRFVRYYVVGGYAHGTGRFDLAWDSLTALDDWTSRNNPPANPVATDANPATKNRTRPLCEYPLWPKYKGHGDVSQAKNFSCVGQGHR